The following are encoded in a window of Nocardioides houyundeii genomic DNA:
- a CDS encoding PGPGW domain-containing protein, with protein sequence MTEKPLPQAPTRPEETSPEPHFFRRLHTRMHANPVTGLATKVVVTVVGIAVILAGLVMMVAPGPGIVAIILGLAILSTEWSWAERALDRAKEAAHNAAEKARNMDPKVRQRRLVASGFGVVLVFAAVTTYVVLYGWPKLAIAGWNWVQGLSGVVPELPGM encoded by the coding sequence TGCCCCAGGCCCCCACCAGGCCCGAAGAGACGAGCCCAGAGCCCCACTTCTTCCGCCGGCTGCACACTCGGATGCATGCCAACCCGGTCACCGGTCTGGCGACCAAGGTGGTCGTCACGGTCGTCGGGATCGCGGTGATCCTGGCCGGCCTGGTGATGATGGTGGCTCCCGGTCCCGGCATCGTGGCGATCATCCTCGGCCTGGCGATCCTGTCCACCGAGTGGAGCTGGGCCGAGCGAGCGCTGGACCGGGCCAAGGAGGCTGCCCACAACGCGGCCGAGAAGGCCCGCAACATGGACCCCAAGGTCCGCCAGCGCCGGCTGGTGGCGTCGGGTTTCGGGGTCGTGCTGGTCTTCGCCGCGGTGACGACGTACGTCGTGCTGTACGGCTGGCCGAAGCTCGCGATCGCCGGCTGGAACTGGGTCCAGGGACTGTCCGGAGTGGTGCCGGAGCTGCCCGGGATGTGA